A DNA window from Leptolyngbya subtilissima AS-A7 contains the following coding sequences:
- a CDS encoding c-type cytochrome, which produces MAQETLDEQTEDLSSLLRKAALTAVALMTAVVLTVVAVRCSQAADPYVHQVLSLEGNGSRGEAIFKMNCAVCHGLEATGEVGPKLLGVSDHKTKVGLIKQVISGQTPPMPQFQPEPQDMADLLIYLKQL; this is translated from the coding sequence TTGGCACAAGAAACGTTAGACGAGCAGACTGAAGACCTCAGCAGCCTACTTAGAAAGGCTGCGTTAACTGCTGTGGCCTTGATGACAGCCGTTGTGCTGACCGTTGTCGCGGTGCGCTGTTCTCAGGCCGCTGACCCCTACGTTCATCAAGTACTTTCCCTAGAGGGCAATGGCAGCCGGGGTGAGGCAATCTTTAAAATGAACTGCGCCGTGTGCCACGGCCTCGAAGCTACTGGAGAGGTTGGGCCTAAGTTACTAGGTGTATCTGACCACAAGACCAAGGTCGGTCTTATAAAACAGGTCATCAGCGGTCAAACCCCGCCTATGCCTCAGTTTCAGCCCGAGCCTCAGGACATGGCTGATCTACTTATCTATTTAAAGCAGCTGTAG
- a CDS encoding phage holin family protein yields MLIGFLISVVILAISLLIISKIPPIGVEIDSPVKALLGGAIIGAFNGVWGFFPNALRGFFAFVSLGLVPLIGAIIVFGLAAWLIEGFRLRYGIWSAVLGAIALAIVSSILNAILRSVGLVAV; encoded by the coding sequence ATGCTGATTGGATTTTTGATTAGCGTCGTTATTTTGGCCATCAGCCTGCTGATTATTTCTAAAATCCCCCCCATTGGGGTCGAGATCGATAGCCCCGTCAAGGCTCTGCTTGGCGGGGCTATCATTGGTGCCTTCAACGGCGTCTGGGGCTTCTTCCCCAATGCTCTGCGTGGCTTCTTTGCCTTTGTTAGCCTGGGGCTAGTGCCGTTGATTGGGGCCATTATTGTGTTTGGTTTGGCTGCTTGGCTGATTGAGGGCTTCCGCCTTCGCTATGGTATTTGGAGCGCTGTCCTCGGCGCGATCGCCCTAGCCATCGTCAGTTCTATTCTCAACGCTATTCTCAGATCCGTTGGGTTGGTTGCTGTTTAA
- a CDS encoding PstS family phosphate ABC transporter substrate-binding protein, protein MVLNKKMLRVGYSSALVAMMASLAACGGGSQTATPEADTTETAAGSELSGTVLVDGSSTVFPISEAMAEEFGTANPGVAVTVGVSGTGGGFKKFCAGETDITGASRPISQEEIDLCAEAGIEYIELPIALDGLTVVVSPENDFAECLTVDELLTIWEPDAQDKIKNWNQVRADFPDAPLGLYGPGTDSGTYDFFMDAIGADGESRGDYTASEDDNVIVQGVSGDANGLGFFGLAYFTENQDRLKAVAIDSGNGTCVEPSAETVADGTYVPLSRPEFIYVKQSVAEDPAIAAFVNFYISPENAGLVDEVGYVKLPEEINEKVITRFENKTVGSVFEGGSPIGVKLEEVL, encoded by the coding sequence ATGGTTTTGAATAAGAAAATGTTGCGCGTAGGCTACTCCTCAGCATTGGTAGCAATGATGGCTAGTTTGGCCGCTTGTGGCGGCGGATCTCAAACCGCAACTCCTGAAGCCGACACCACCGAAACCGCTGCTGGCTCTGAACTGTCTGGAACAGTTTTAGTAGACGGTTCTAGCACTGTCTTTCCCATTTCTGAAGCCATGGCTGAAGAGTTTGGTACAGCCAATCCTGGTGTAGCGGTTACCGTTGGCGTATCGGGAACTGGCGGCGGTTTCAAGAAGTTTTGCGCTGGCGAAACTGACATTACCGGTGCCTCTCGCCCCATCAGCCAGGAAGAAATTGACCTCTGTGCGGAGGCCGGTATTGAATATATTGAGCTGCCCATTGCTCTTGACGGTCTCACGGTGGTAGTTAGCCCCGAGAATGACTTTGCCGAGTGTCTAACCGTCGATGAACTGCTAACCATCTGGGAGCCTGATGCCCAAGATAAGATCAAAAACTGGAATCAGGTTCGCGCTGACTTCCCCGATGCGCCCCTTGGCCTCTATGGCCCAGGCACCGATTCGGGTACCTACGACTTCTTTATGGATGCGATCGGTGCCGATGGCGAAAGCCGGGGTGACTACACCGCTAGCGAAGATGACAACGTAATTGTTCAGGGTGTGAGCGGCGACGCTAACGGCCTCGGATTCTTTGGTCTTGCCTACTTCACCGAGAATCAAGACAGATTGAAAGCTGTGGCCATCGACAGCGGCAACGGCACCTGTGTAGAGCCCAGCGCTGAAACCGTTGCCGACGGCACCTACGTGCCCCTCTCTCGGCCTGAGTTTATCTACGTCAAACAGTCAGTGGCTGAAGACCCTGCGATCGCAGCCTTTGTCAATTTTTATATCTCCCCTGAAAATGCGGGTTTAGTGGATGAAGTTGGCTACGTCAAACTGCCCGAAGAGATCAATGAAAAGGTTATTACTCGCTTTGAGAACAAAACCGTAGGCAGTGTGTTTGAAGGCGGCTCCCCCATCGGCGTTAAGCTTGAAGAAGTGCTCTAG